CTGGAAAGCCCGCTTGACCAGTAGAATCCGCTCGTCGCCCGCGGTGCACTCCTGTTTGAGGTGGAAAAAGAAGCAGCGGATGTCCCACAGGTTTCGCATCGCGCCGAGGAGGAACAACCGGTCATCCCTCCACGGCTCCTGGATCTCATCCAGGTCACTGATCTTCCATCGCCTCTCCAGATCCGCAGGCAAGGCACCATGTGCCCGCTGCCACAGAACGATGGTGCGCAGCATAGCTTGGTAGCCCGCCTTCCGCGATGCCTCATCTTTGGCAGTGACCTTCCAACCATGGTCGATTCTCAGTGAGCCAAAGATCTCGGATGCCTTGGAAAAACCCTTCTGCCCCCGGATCCAGCTCTGAAACAACACCGACTTCGTCTCATCGCGGCTCGTCCAGTCATCCACCTGAGCCGCCATCGCATCGCTGAAAGGCTTCCGCAGCACCGGTCGGTTGGTCATCAACTCGGTGAGGAGCAGGAGGTCCAGCATGCCAAAGCCGAGCAGCATCCCGTCCTGCTCATCGATACTCAAAAGGTCCCGGGTCAGCTGCGCCACCCCTGCGGCCGTCTTGAGGGGAAGACTACCACGCACCGCGGCTTGGCCAAGGCGGGTCGAAACCCACTCATCCTCGTCCTCGAATGCCAGCAGGTTGGAGCACGATCCCAGCCACCTCAATGTCGGAGCACAGTCTCCGACGACTTCAGCACCGTTCATCGTGCTGGAGATGAACTTCTCCACCTCGGCGGTTTTGAACTTCGCTTCGGGCCGCCTGGCGAGGAACGACAGCACCGCTTTGGCGAGGGGGGGCTCACCGCCACTGCCCGGACTGCTTTTGGCGGCTTGAAGGAACACCGACCGCAAAGTCGGCACCTGATTTCTCTCAATCTGGCCGCGAAGCTCTTCCACGCCCCTCGCCTCCCCCGGTTTCAGAATCAAATAGGCCTGCCCGGGCCGGCTACCACGCCCCGCCCGCCCGGTCATCTGCTGCAATGCGCCGACCGGAAGTGGCTCGCCGGGTCCAAAGCTGAGGTCCCGGACGATGACATGGGTGGCCGGCAAGTTCACCCCCATCGCCAAGGCCGCCGTGCTCACCACGCAGCGAGTGCTTCCCTCCTGAACCTGACGCCTCACGCCGGCTTTGGTCGCGCTGCTCATCCGGGAATGATAGCAGGCCGCTCCTTTCGGCCCGCAAAGCTCACCCAGCTCGGACTGCAAGACCCTCGCCAGCGCTCCTGCCCACGCGGTCTGGTAGACGAAAATCAGCACTGAATGGGTGGGATCTTCCAGAATCGTCCGGACCTTCTGGACCACGACCGACTGGATATCCTCTTGGGGCTCGATCTGGCAGATCGACCTCCGCAGCGCCGGCCTGCGGACCTCGGATTGCACCGCATCACAGGGATCCAACCATCGCACCAGCGGGGCCACCTTCCCCAGCGTCGCCGACAGCAGCACGAGGCGCGGCAGCACGCGCAGGGTGCGGAAGGACGTCACCACGTATTCCAGCGATGCACCCCGGACGGCATCCGCCAGCAAGTGCGCTTCATCCACACAAACGACTCGGAACGACGAGATCCAGTCGTCGAAATCGGGATTCCTCAGGATCGCTTCGATCCGCTCCGGCGTGGCGATCACGATCTCCCCCTCCTCTGGCGGCGGGCTCTGCATGGTCTCCTCGTTGAGGCGATAGTCGCCGGTGGAGATGCTCACTCCGATTTTTCGCCCCAGCACCTCCTGCAGCTCTGCGGTCAGTGACTTCAGTTCGTCGAATTTCTCCTGCGCGATCGCCCGGAGCGGTTCGAGCAGCAGCACCCGCCCTCCCGACAACGCGCCCCGGAGCAGCGCCAGGTAGGCGAGCAGCGACTTGCCTGAATTCGTTGGTCCCGCGATCAGCAAGTTCCGCCGAGAGGTCAGCAGTTGGCCATCCCGGATCGCCTTGACCTGGATGTCCGACGGCAAGCTATCCGGAACCAGGTGCCCGACCATCCGGTCCCATGGCTCACCCAATGAGAGATCCGCCCACCGGATCACCGGACCACCGGTCTCGGTGGCATCTCCCACGGACTCCAGCGGGATCTCAATCATCGTAGCGGAGGATTTTCCGGAGCGCCGGGTAGATCTTCGACATCTCGGCGGCGGGCAGATCCTGCACCCGGCTCGCCACCCACTGCCGTTGGGCAAATCCACTCAGGGGCTCCATCGCGAGGAACAAAGGCACGATCGTCAGGTCGAGGTCCTGATCGATTCCGTGGAGCTTCAGCAGCAGCTTGAGGTTCTTCTTCCTTGGTTTGATCTCGCCGCTCGCCCATCGGGAAAACTGGGGCGGGGTGATGCCGATGGCCTTGGCGATGGTCTCCTTCTGTCCGTGCGGAATCGAGTCCACGAGGTAGCGAAGGTTCTCCCGGAAGATCGAGCTGTCCCGCGTGTAGAAGGGCACGGACACCAGCTCCTCCGCCTCTACCTTGAAGACCTCGCCCAAGACCCGAACCTCGTCAGGCTTCGCCTCCACCCCGGCCAGCAGGCCATGCGACCTGCTGAATCCAAGGTAGGTCCGCGTGAGTTTGTTCAGCTCCACCGACCACAGGGACGGGTCCGGGTGCCGCTGGCGCATCAGCCACCGGAGGTTCAAGCAGCACTGGTTGAGATCGGTGAGTCCTCGCACGGCTTGCTTTTAGACTGCCAAAAGCGCAAGAATCAAACTTAATTCTTGCTTCCATTGAAATGAAGTGTTCGCTTGAACTCGTCAAATGAACACCGCGCCAGCACCTCATTTGAACCCCGCCCAACAGCGGATGATCGACCATGGCGTTCTGGACTCCGGCTTTAGCACCGTCCTGCAAATGCCCACTGGCTCGGGCAAAACCTGGCTCGCCCGGGAAGCCATCCGGTCCTCGCTGAGCCGGGGATTCCGTGCCGTCTACCTCAGCCCGCTCCGTGCTTTGGCAGATGAGCTTTCTACGTCCTGGACCTCCGTGTTTCCAGACTCTCCGGTCGGAGTCTTCACCGGCGACTACGGCAAGCCCGGCAAGGCCCTGCCGGTCTCCTACTTCGATGCCCGGGTGATGATCATGACCCCCGAGCGGCTCGATGCGTGCACACGAGCCTGGCGATCTCACTGGGCCTGGATCCCGGAGGTCGACTGGCTTGTCGTGGACGAGCTGCACCTGCTCGGCGACGGCCAGCGGGGAGCCCGCCTCGAAGGAACCATCTCCCGCTTCCGCCGCCTTAATCCCTTCTGCCGGGTCCTCGGCCTTTCAGCAACCCTCGGCAACCGCGGGCAACTGGCCGACTGGCTCGACGGGGTCGAGCTTGGGAGCGATTGGCGGCAAGTCCCGCTCGAATGGAAAGTGGTGCGCTATCGGAAGCCGGACGAGAAACCCGGCCTCCTCGCCACGGAAGTAACCCGCATCCGGGATGCAGGCGGTCAGAGTCTTGTCTTCGTCCAAAGCCGCCGCCGCTGCGAACACCTCGCCAAATGGCTTCGGGATCAGGGACTCCAAGCCGACCATCACCACGCCGGCCTCACCCACGATTCGCGTCGCAAGGTGGAATGGGGCTTCAGGGAAAGTGCAACACAGGTTCTCGTCGCCACCGGAACCCTTGAAATGGGAATCAATCTGCCCGCCCGGCAAGTGATCCTTTACGACCTTCAGGGCTTCGATGGACAGGGATTCACTCCCTTGGCGGTCAACACCGTCTGGCAGCGGGCCGGCAGGGCGGGACGTCCCGGTCTCGACCCGGTGGGAGAAGCAGTGCTCTTTGCCCCCTCTTGGGAGAAGTCCGCCGACCGCTATGCGCTCGGGCGATTCGAACCGATAATCTCCGGATTGACCGAACCCCAGGCCATGGCCGAGCAGATCCTCGCGGAGGTCCACTCCGGTCTCGCCCGCACCACTGACCAGTTGGAACGGGTCTTCCACAGCTCACTCGCCGCGTTTCAAGGCAAGACCCTCAAGATCCGCCGGATGGTCACCGAGATGCTGGATGCCGGGATGCTCCGCGAGGAAGAGCGCGAAACACGCGTCATCCTCCACGCCACTCCCCTCGGGCGCATCGCGTGCCGCCATCAGCTCCGCCCTGCCACTGTCCTCCACCTCCGCCGCCTGCTGGAGGGAAAGGCCGCCCTGACGGACTTCGACCTGCTTCTCGCCTGTGCCAGCGCTCCCGACTGCGAACTTGTCCTTCCCATGGACTTCGAGGATTTGGAGAACCTCGCTGAAGAGCTGACCCGCCAGACATCACGCCTTCTCGCAGACCCGGGACACAACCATCTTTCCATCGGAGACAAACGACTCCTCGCCGCCCTCAAGACCTGCATCGTACTCTGGCGTTGGACGGTGCTTGGCGACGAGGAAATGGTGGCCGAGGAAGACGGGATCTACCCCTTTGAGATCTCCCGCCTCATTGAGTCGATGGACCGGTTGCTCTTGGCATCCGCTTCGATCCAGAAGCTCATCGACACCCCTCGCCTCCCCGAAGGCGTCGAGCCGCCCGTCATGGATAAGCAGCCGAAGTCGGCAAGTCTGCTCCGCATCGAACTCCTGCGCCAGAAGGTGCTGAACGGCATTGATGGACCCGCAGCATCCCTGACCTTGATCGATGGCATCGGCTCAGCTTGGGC
Above is a window of Luteolibacter flavescens DNA encoding:
- a CDS encoding DEAD/DEAH box helicase — protein: MNTAPAPHLNPAQQRMIDHGVLDSGFSTVLQMPTGSGKTWLAREAIRSSLSRGFRAVYLSPLRALADELSTSWTSVFPDSPVGVFTGDYGKPGKALPVSYFDARVMIMTPERLDACTRAWRSHWAWIPEVDWLVVDELHLLGDGQRGARLEGTISRFRRLNPFCRVLGLSATLGNRGQLADWLDGVELGSDWRQVPLEWKVVRYRKPDEKPGLLATEVTRIRDAGGQSLVFVQSRRRCEHLAKWLRDQGLQADHHHAGLTHDSRRKVEWGFRESATQVLVATGTLEMGINLPARQVILYDLQGFDGQGFTPLAVNTVWQRAGRAGRPGLDPVGEAVLFAPSWEKSADRYALGRFEPIISGLTEPQAMAEQILAEVHSGLARTTDQLERVFHSSLAAFQGKTLKIRRMVTEMLDAGMLREEERETRVILHATPLGRIACRHQLRPATVLHLRRLLEGKAALTDFDLLLACASAPDCELVLPMDFEDLENLAEELTRQTSRLLADPGHNHLSIGDKRLLAALKTCIVLWRWTVLGDEEMVAEEDGIYPFEISRLIESMDRLLLASASIQKLIDTPRLPEGVEPPVMDKQPKSASLLRIELLRQKVLNGIDGPAASLTLIDGIGSAWARKLSAGGIPDLAALARSSVETLTALPGLSAKRATKWISEASSADLQVPPPVDAPRVPTFPPDEDMPVDPYRLRRALDLKVAGYGRNRWSVAGGSEPRLVQLEGGVFSCNCPDHAKGRDCKHLIAVRLHRKDPELCRLVASFRFGQMPSHPYLDLFLLWFQR
- a CDS encoding DEAD/DEAH box helicase, translating into MIEIPLESVGDATETGGPVIRWADLSLGEPWDRMVGHLVPDSLPSDIQVKAIRDGQLLTSRRNLLIAGPTNSGKSLLAYLALLRGALSGGRVLLLEPLRAIAQEKFDELKSLTAELQEVLGRKIGVSISTGDYRLNEETMQSPPPEEGEIVIATPERIEAILRNPDFDDWISSFRVVCVDEAHLLADAVRGASLEYVVTSFRTLRVLPRLVLLSATLGKVAPLVRWLDPCDAVQSEVRRPALRRSICQIEPQEDIQSVVVQKVRTILEDPTHSVLIFVYQTAWAGALARVLQSELGELCGPKGAACYHSRMSSATKAGVRRQVQEGSTRCVVSTAALAMGVNLPATHVIVRDLSFGPGEPLPVGALQQMTGRAGRGSRPGQAYLILKPGEARGVEELRGQIERNQVPTLRSVFLQAAKSSPGSGGEPPLAKAVLSFLARRPEAKFKTAEVEKFISSTMNGAEVVGDCAPTLRWLGSCSNLLAFEDEDEWVSTRLGQAAVRGSLPLKTAAGVAQLTRDLLSIDEQDGMLLGFGMLDLLLLTELMTNRPVLRKPFSDAMAAQVDDWTSRDETKSVLFQSWIRGQKGFSKASEIFGSLRIDHGWKVTAKDEASRKAGYQAMLRTIVLWQRAHGALPADLERRWKISDLDEIQEPWRDDRLFLLGAMRNLWDIRCFFFHLKQECTAGDERILLVKRAFQRMQGMSLRLMNLVSWCSPLGPVFLRLRTSHLGSGKPSPAQGTIRRLEEAGISSVELLRECSKERLVEAGVRKDMALQIVGFLRRR